The following proteins come from a genomic window of Gossypium raimondii isolate GPD5lz chromosome 5, ASM2569854v1, whole genome shotgun sequence:
- the LOC105769007 gene encoding LOW QUALITY PROTEIN: molybdopterin biosynthesis protein CNX1 (The sequence of the model RefSeq protein was modified relative to this genomic sequence to represent the inferred CDS: deleted 1 base in 1 codon) codes for MRAKRGSVTCGCTNQKMIPVDEALQIVLSVAQKLPPVTVPLHQALGKVLAQDIVAPDPLPPYPASIKDGYAVIASDGPGEYPVIVESRAGNDGLGVTVTPGTVAYVTTGGPIPDGADAVVQVEDTEQVKAPSETKHVKILVQTSKGVDIRQVGCDIQKDAVVLKSGERLGASEVGLLATVGVTMVKVQPTPTIAVLSTGDELVEPTIGSLSRGKIRDSNRAMLLAAAAQEQCTVHDLGLVGDDKEELERVLDGAFSSGINILLTSGGVSMGDKDFVKPLLEKKGKVHFNKVCMKPGKPLTFAEICLNRAENASVNKVLAFGLPGNPVSCLVCFQLFVVPTVRLLAGWENPHLLRVQARLQQPLKTDPVRPEFYRATIRWEANDGSGSAGFVAESTGHQMSSRLLSMKSANALLELPASGRVIPAGSSVSAIVISDLSGTPLSKAASSYDSSSSSTPHKSVSNEIMGDGSQDVQFKVAVLTVSDTVASGAGPDRSGPRAVSVVNSSSEKLGGAKVVATGVVSDDVGKIKEVLQRWSDIDKLDLILTLGGTGFTPRDVTPEATKEVIEKETPGLLYVMMQESLKVTPFAMLSRSAAGIRGSTLIINMPGNPNAVAECMEALLPALKHALKQVKGDKREKHPRHIPHEHATPVDTWERSHKLASAGSVEPSCPCSH; via the exons ATGAG AGCGAAGCGCGGCAGCGTCACCTGCGGTTGCACCAAC CAAAAGATGATACCAGTCGACGAAGCTCTTCAGATTGTGCTCAGCGTTGCCCAGAAACTGCCACCTGTCACCGTCCCACTTCACCAAGCTCTTGGAAAAGTTTTGGCTCAAGATATCGTTGCTCCTGACCCCTTGCCTCCTTATCCAGCCTCAATCAAG GATGGTTATGCTGTGATTGCTTCGGATGGTCCTGGTGAGTATCCTGTAATAGTTGAATCAAGAGCTGGAAATGATGGGCTCGGTGTCACAGTGACTCCTGGAACTGTTGCATATGTCACAACTGGAG GACCAATACCCGATGGTGCTGATGCAGTTGTCCAAGTTGAGGACACTGAACAGGTTAAAGCTCCTTCTGAAACAAAGCATGTAAAGATATTGGTGCAAACTAGTAAAGGTGTTGATATTCGTCAAGTG GGATGTGACATTCAGAAAGATGCAGTAGTTCTAAAATCTGGAGAAAGATTAGGTGCTTCAGAAGTGGGACTACTTGCTACAGTTGGTGTTACTATGGTGAAG GTGCAGCCTACACCAACAATTGCTGTACTTTCTACTGGAGATGAACTTGTAGAGCCCACAATAGGATCCCTAAGTCGTGGCAAG ATTAGGGATTCCAACCGTGCAATGTTATTGGCAGCTGCAGCACAGGAACAATGCACAGTGCATGACCTTGGTCTTGTTGGAGATGACAAAGAAGAACTTGAGAGGGTCTTGGATGGTGCTTTTTCTTCAGGGATTAATATTCTTCTGACTTCTGGGGGCGTTTCCATGGGAGATAAGGATTTTGTGAAGCCACTGCTTGAAAAGAAGGGGAAAGTGCACTTCAACAAG GTTTGCATGAAACCAGGGAAACCATTGACATTTGCAGAGATATGTTTAAACCGGGCGGAGAATGCATCAGTGAACAAAGTTCTTGCATTTGGTTTACCAGGGAATCCAGTTAGCTGTCTAGTTTGTTTCCAACTCTTTGTGGTCCCAACCGTACGTCTCCTAGCTGGATGGGAAAATCCACATCTTTTGAG AGTGCAAGCTCGACTTCAACAACCATTAAAGACAGATCCAGTTCGGCCAGAATTTTATCGTGCTACTATCAGATGGGAGGCTAATGATGGATCGGGGAGTGCCGG ATTTGTCGCTGAGAGCACTGGCCACCAAATGAGTAGTCGGCTTCTGAGTATGAAGTCAGCTAATGCTTTACTCGAGTTGCCAGCTTCAGGGAGAGTTATTCCTGCTGGAAGTTCTGTCTCAGCCATTGTTATTTCTGATTTAAGTGGTACCCCATTGAGCAAGGCTGCATCGTCATATGATTCAAGTTCAAGTAGTACGCCACATAAAAGTGTGTCAAATGAAATAATGGGAGATGGATCTCAGGATGTGCAGTTCAAAGTAGCTGTTCTTACAGTGAGTGATACTGTTGCATCAGGTGCTGGGCCTGATCGAAG TGGGCCAAGGGCAGTATCTGTTGTGAATTCCTCATCGGAAAAGTTAGGAGGTGCAAAGGTAGTTGCTACAGGTGTGGTTTCAGATGATGTGGGAAAGATCAAGGAAGTTTTGCAGAGATGGAGTGATATTGATAAGCTGGATCTTATCCTTACACTTG GTGGCACCGGATTCACTCCAAGAGATGTGACCCCTGAAGCAACTAAAGAGGTGATTGAAAAAGAAACACCCGGTCTTTTGTATGTCATGATGCAAGAGAGTTTAAAG GTAACACCATTTGCTATGCTCTCACGCTCAGCAGCAGGCATAAGAGGGTCAACATTG ATCATCAACATGCCCGGGAATCCAAATGCAGTCGCAGAATGCATGGAGGCATTGTTGCCTGCCCTTAAGCATGCACTAAAGCAGGTAAAGGGTGACAAAAGAGAGAAACATCCCCGGCACATCCCTCATGAACATGCTACACCAGTGGATACTTGGGAGCGCAGCCATAAGTTGGCCTCTGCTGGTAGTGTCGAACCCAGTTGTCCTTGTTCCCATTAA
- the LOC105769008 gene encoding uncharacterized protein LOC105769008, with the protein MLKLRSSGLSCGVCANFQIPISRCFMNSITTSSIDVKPKVPLYLRPPSFSASLSELTKWHKWAKNLASSVGSSFINLDNGPDSTLLRRELNWLLQDLIELQHRSVILSRLESGNNENPDVSVALRAPLEEMYCVWRQRIEKRRPFQYVVGCEHWRDLVLSVQEGVLIPRPETEVIIDLVEGVALNNAPELAQGFWADLGTGSGAIAIATARALATHAHGDACGRVIATDLSPVAVAVATSNVQRYGLQDVVEVRKGSWFEPLKDVQGKLAGVLSNPPYIPSGDISGLQAEVGQHEPILALDGGISGTNDLLHLIDGVASMLKPGGFFAFETNGEKQCKFLVEYIENEKPGSFRDMNIVSDFAGIQRFVMGFRR; encoded by the exons ATGTTGAAGCTAAGGTCGTCTGGTCTGAGTTGTGGAGTTTGTGCGAATTTCCAAATACCCATTTCACGTTGTTTCATGAATTCAATAACAACATCCTCCATTGATGTAAAACCCAAGGTTCCACTCTATCTAAGGCCACCTTCCTTCTCTGCCTCTCTTTCAGAGCTGACCAAATGGCATAAATGGGCTAAAAATCTGGCTTCCTCAGTTGGCTCCTCTTTTATTAACTTAGACAATGGCCCCGATTCCACTCTCCTCCGCAGAGAGCTCAACTGGCTTCTACAAGACTTGATTGAACTCCAACACCGTTCAGTAATATTGTCTCGATTGGAATCGGGTAACAATGAGAATCCAGATGTAAGCGTTGCGTTAAGAGCGCCATTGGAGGAGATGTATTGTGTTTGGAGGCAGAGGATTGAAAAGAGGAGACCTTTTCAGTATGTGGTAGGGTGTGAACATTGGAGGGATTTGGTGTTGAGTGTGCAAGAAGGGGTTCTTATTCCTCGGCCTGAAACTGAAGTGATAATTGATTTGGTTGAAGGTGTGGCTTTGAACAATGCCCCAGAATTGGCACAAGGTTTTTGGGCCGATTTGGGGACGGGCAGTGGTGCTATTGCTATTGCAACTGCAAGGGCCTTAGCAACTCATGCTCACGGCGATGCTTGTGGCAGAGTCATTGCTACTGATTTAAGTCCGGTGGCAGTTGCTGTGGCCACTTCTAATGTGCAAAGATATGGTCTACAG GATGTGGTTGAGGTGAGGAAAGGATCTTGGTTTGAACCATTGAAAGATGTTCAAGGTAAACTTGCTGGTGTTTTGAGTAACCCACCGTACATACCAAGTGGTGACATATCTGGCCTACAAGCTGAAGTTGGTCAACATGAACCAATACTTGCATTAGATGGTGGTATTAGTGGAACCAATGATCTTCTTCATCTCATTGATGGAGTTGCCTCCATGTTGAAACCTGGAGGCTTTTTCGCTTTCGAg ACAAATGGAGAAAAGCAGTGCAAGTTTCTTGTGGAATACATTGAGAATGAGAAGCCAGGCAGCTTTCGTGATATGAACATAGTATCTGATTTTGCTGGTATCCAACGTTTTGTGATGGGATTTCGTCGATGA
- the LOC105765979 gene encoding serine carboxypeptidase 1: MSGRSEKSRISSSRSWAAGLHGSNPSTYSPVCIEPQDGKMEADEIDALPGQPDGVDFDQYAGYVTVDQKAGRALFYYFVESPRNSSSNNPLILWLNGGPGCSSLGYGAMSELGPFRVNSDGQTLFRNDFAWNNVANVIFLESPAGVGFSFSNTSSDYDNAGDTTTAIDTYTFLVNWLERFPQYKSRDFFIAGESYAGHYVPQLASTILYNNENTNQTVINLKGIAVGNGLLDEAITLRGIYDNFWTRALNSDETYKGIHKYCDFANDTASEKCFDFTGQADDEIGDIDIYNIYAPICLDSSLKNGSHGSVHDFDPCTDYYVENYLNIPEVQKALHANQTEWTHCRDYAWTDRPPTILPILKNIIQSGVSVWIYSGDKDGRVPVAATRFSLNVLKLGVKKGWHAWYSEKEVGGYVVEYEGGLALVTVRGAGHLVPSNQPQRALTFISSFLQGTLPPSTP; the protein is encoded by the exons ATGTCGGGGAGGTCTGAAAAATCTCGTATATCTTCTTCACGTTCATGGGCAGCTGGCTTGCATGGCTCCAATCCGTCGACGTACTCGCCTGTTTGCATTGAGCCGCAAGATGGGAAAATGGAAGCCGACGAGATTGATGCATTGCCTGGACAACCAGACGGCGTTGATTTTGATCAATACGCAGGATATGTGACTGTTGATCAAAAGGCTGGTCGAGCTTTGTTCTATTACTTCGTCGAGTCACCTCGCAATTCTTCGTCTAATAATCCCTTGATTTTGTGGCTCAATGGAg GGCCAGGATGTTCGTCATTGGGGTATGGGGCTATGAGTGAGTTAGGACCATTTAGAGTAAACAGTGATGGCCAAACGCTCTTCAGGAATGACTTTGCATGGAACAATG TGGCAAACGTGATCTTCCTTGAATCGCCGGCTGGTGTgggcttttctttttctaatacATCCTCCGACTACGACAATGCCGGGGATACCACCACCGCAATCGACACCTACACTTTTCTGGTCAACTGGTTGGAGAGGTTCCCTCAGTATAAAAGCAGGGATTTTTTCATCGCGGGTGAGAGCTATGCCGGTCACTACGTCCCTCAGCTAGCTTCCACTATTCTCTACAACAATGAAAACACAAATCAAACTGTTATCAACCTCAAAGGCATTGCT GTGGGAAATGGGTTGCTGGATGAGGCCATAACTTTACGGGGGATATATGATAATTTCTGGACACGTGCTTTGAATTCAGACGAAACCTACAAAGGAATCCATAAATACTGTGACTTTGCCAATGATACTGCTTCAGAAAAATGCTTTGATTTCACTGGTCAGGCCGATGATGAGATAGGAGACATCGACATTTATAACATTTATGCTCCCATTTGCCTCGACTCTTCTCTGAAAAATGGCTCCCACGGTAGT gTGCACGACTTTGATCCTTGCACGGATTATTATGTGGagaattatctaaatattcCAGAGGTACAAAAGGCCCTCCACGCAAATCAGACTGAATGGACCCATTGCAG AGATTATGCATGGACAGATCGGCCACCTACTATTCTACCTATtctaaaaaatatcattcaaagTGGAGTGAGTGTCTGGATATACAG CGGGGACAAGGATGGGCGTGTGCCGGTTGCTGCGACCAGGTTTTCATTGAACGTGTTAAAGCTTGGGGTGAAGAAGGGTTGGCATGCATGGTATAGCGAGAAAGAGGTAGGAGGGTATGTGGTGGAGTATGAAGGAGGATTGGCATTGGTTACAGTGAGAGGGGCTGGCCATTTGGTCCCAAGCAACCAGCCACAACGTGCACTAACCTTCATCTCTTCTTTCCTTCAAGGGACTCTCCCTCCTTCCACCCCATGA